From the genome of Bacteroidota bacterium:
ATACCTGCAAGTTTGTACTGAAATTCCATATTTCGTTCATCGTAAAAACTTAACGACGTTGACAAAAACGTCACCGTGCGTTCATCATACGAAAGGATAGTTTTTGCAGTAACTATCGTTTGCTCACTTTCACCTGATAATCGTTCAATTTTTACAGAAGGTTTGGGGATAGACGAAAGTTGTTCAGAACGTGGAAATTTGGTCAACCCTCCGGATGTGGCAAACCAAAGATTCCCTTCATTATCTTCATCGATTGCTTGTATAATATCTCCGGATAAACCGTCCCGGGTATCGTATCGCGCAAGGACTGAATCTGACCATTCTATCACTCCCGACAATGTTCCAAACCATAAATGTCCGGATGAATCTTCATGCACCGTCGTCACACGGATATTCCCATCGTGAAATTGCGAATCTGAAAGCTGATGAAACTCTCCATTTTTTCTGTAGACGACACGCCCCCCCAACACAAACCAGATCCTACCTTGAGAATCTTCCATCATCCGTTCAACTCTCTTTCTCTGCATTCCTTCTGTTGAATCAAATGTTGATACTACCCCGTCTTGAATATATCCGACCCGGTTGTCTGTACTAAACCACAATCGACCTTCATGATCAATCATCATTGTTGAAATATCATTGTCGGGGATTTTGTCGCGAACGCCATAGGAGGCAACAATGCTCTTGTTTTTAATATTCACAATCTCCCCTTTCAATCCTACCCAAACTCCCCCGTGTCTATCTGCAACAAGAGAAGAAATAAACAGCATGGCAGGTTTACCGGAAATTTTCTGTCGTACAAATTTTTTGCCGTCGTACATAACCAGTCCAGACTGTGTACCGAACCATATTTGCCCACTCTTGTCTTCCGTCATGCTAAAGACCACTAAATCTTTCAGAAGAGGATTCTGGTCCAAGATATGGACGCTATGATCTTTTTCTATTTTATACAACGGAGAAAAACCACCGCACCACACAGTATTTGATTTATCTACTAGCACCGTCAAGATGCCGGATATTCCCTGCAGTTCTTTGAAATTTAATGTATACCGACTTGGAAGTTTCATTGCTCCGTTCCCAGTTGCGATCCAAATTGACCCTTCACGGTCTTCCATAATGCAACCGATCGATTCACTCACCAATCCTTGTGGTGTTCGAATACGAACAGTCCTTCCGTTCTGTCTGACGATGATACCCCGTGTCGTTCCAATCCACAATGAACCTTTTGAATCCTCCAGTAATGACTGTGTTTTTATTGGTTCATCATATTCTTTCGGATGAAGGATTCGCTGTTTTGTATTATTGTGATATCCGAATACTCCCTTGTTCTCTTCCTCTCTTCCTTCAGTCGTTCCAAAAACAACTTTCCCCTCTTTTTGAACAATAATTGCAAGTGTTGTAGCGTCATGTATTTTTTTCCATGAAACAATTCTCTGTTTCTCTACAGTGTATTGTGTTACTCCTCCGTTCGTTCCAATCCATATTTTCCCAGATTTGTCTCTGGCCATGATCCGCACCCAGTCACTATGCAAACCGGAATCTTTGGTAAGATATGTGGTTGTTCCATTATTCCATAAGACTACTGCACCTCTCCTTGTTCCAATGACCATTGTTCCTAAACTATCGCTCAGTAATGCATATACCGAATCACTGGAAATGATTTTTTGATTTGCCGTTATCCATTCAACACTATTTTTTTCTCCATACCGCACTTTTGCAATACCGTTTCCTTCCGTTGCAATCCAAATCGTCCCCGATGCATCCTCTGCAAATCGAGTAACTACGGATCGTTCTGCTCCCTTTGTTGCATACCGTATAAAGCGATTCCCATCATAACGGAAAGCTCCACCAATACCGCCAAACCAAAGAGAGTTTTTTGAATCTTGAAATATCGTATTGATGGAAGCTAATTCCAGGCCATCTGCGGATGAGTAATGCTTAAACGAATAGGTTTGTGACAAAGCAAACGGTGAGAACGTTGATAGGATGAATAATATTTGGGAGAATAATAATTTGGAAGCCAGATTTTGCTCCATCTTGAAAGAAAGTGTCAATATCTTTTGCATTTGCTATACATTATTCAATATACATAACTCACTGAAGTTAATACATTTGTTAGTTATAAAAGGATAGTGAACAAATGCAAAAGGCGAATGAATATCCACCTTTTGCGTTTATCATTTTTACACACTTGATATCAGATTGTATAGAAACGACTGAACATCGATCTTTTACATACATTGAAATTCGATATTTTGTAGAAACCAATTCATTCAAAAGAAAGGAGATCAGCCACAGAACAAACTACGTTAATTGACCTTGACATACATAGCCAATCAAACACTGCAACCATGGATTGGTCTTCACCCAAGGCAAATCTACTCAGACAAAGATGTAGCGCAGCTTTTCTGTGCAATCCGCGAACACTAGTCCGATGATCGTCGTTTATTCCTCTCAACGTATTGTGTTTACTCTGTATGATTCTTTGCCGCTTTCATACTATTTCAATACTGTCATCTTCTTCAATTGAATTTTATCGCCGCTTTGCAATTTTGCAAGATAAATGCCGCTTGAATATTTTGATGCATCAAACGTGACGGAATAATATCCTGCTCCTTTCAATTCATTCACCAATGTTGCTACTTCTCTTCCGATCTCATCATACACTTTCAATGTTGTATACGCTTTCGTCGGTAACTGATAACTTATCATGGTCGTGGGATTGAATGGATTGGGATAGTTTTGCAACAACACAAAACTATTTGGAAGAATATCTTTTTCTTTTTCAACGTCGGTCGTATTTGTAAAACTGATATCATCAAGATACAGAAACGACCAGGATGAATGTGCCGCATCCGCTTGAAATTTCATTTCGACGGTCTGCCCGGCAGCGGCACTCAAATCAAAATATCCGGCAGTCCAAACTTCTTTTTGGCTGTAATAGCATATGTAGGTATCAAGAAGTTTTTGTCCGGCTATATATACCCGGATCTGCCCACCCCACAAGGCATTACATTCGGAACCGACGTCATTACGATCCTGATAATAGAATTTGAGATACAATGGAGTAGTGTTTGGCAATGCTACCGTTTGTGAAATTGAATTGACTTCGTAATTGAAACCCCCAATCCGTGCTATATATTGTCCTGAATGAGGGGTCACTGCCGGTGATATTGTCGCAGAAGCAAAACCAGCGGCTGTACTTATGAGCGTAAAATTTCCTGTGCTCGATTCAGTCCAGCCATTATTCCGACCTAATTCAAAACCGCTGTTGAGAATTCCTTGCGCATGAAGGACACCGACAATAACAAAAGAAACCAACAATAATTTTCGTATCACTTTCATTGTTTACTCCATTGTAAGTTTAGTTTGTGATACATACACATTGGTGATTTCTTTGTTGAGATCTTTCATTATCAACCGACCTTACTTTGGCAACGACAATTTCGGAGATTTACTTTTATGATGTCAACTTACCAAAATTGAATAGGCTTGTCAATCAACGTCTGTATTGCAGGACACATAGAGGATAAAACAAAAATAGTCCGATCGAGTGAACTCGTATAATCGGACTATTTTGTATGATATCGTTTCTGAAATGTTATTTCATGAGAATCATCTTTTTTATTTGGGTACTTCCAACACTCTGCAGTTTTACAAAATATATTCCGCTTGATAGCTTTGCAGCATCAAATGTAATTGAATATACTCCCGCTTCTTTTGTCTCATCCACCAAAGTTGCTGCTTCCCGACCGAGAGCATCAAATACCTTTAATGAGATATGGCCAATCATCGGAATCTGATAACTAATCACCGTTGTCGGATTAAACGGATTGGGATAATTTTGCATCAGATCGAATACCAAAGGCCCTCCAACAATAGACACTTCGATTTCTTTGGAATATTCAAACTTTCCGTCACGGTCAATTTGTTTGAGTCGATACGAATATTTACCGGTATTTATATTTTTATCTTGAAATAAATATTCTTTCGGAGCGTTTGTTGTGCCGCTGCCTTCAACTAAACCTGCTTTTGTCCAACCTAGATGGATGTGGAGTCCATCTGCATCGCGGCGTTCGACTTCGAAGCCATAATTGTTTACTTCTGTTGCTGTCTTCCAAATCAATTCAACATTAGCACCTTTGGCGTGAGCAGTAAAAGATGTAAGTTCTACCGGAAGTGGTGAGTTTGTATTGTCTGTTGTTCCAATAGTATAATAACCATCAACAAGATTTGCATCGGTAACAGTAAAGTTCATGTTATCACCGCTGATCAAGGAGGTTGCCGTAGTAACAGTACTAAAATCACCTGTAGTTCCAGAACGAAATAGCAATCTATAGTTCGCAGCGGTGACAGGGTTTCCGCTCATTCCCGCATCGGAAAAATCAAATCCTATTTGTGCATTTGCACCATCAAGTGTTCCAGTTTTATCCAAGTACCAAATTCTGTTCCATCGATGAGTTGCTCCAGATGAACCAACATCGTTCGTTACCACTGAGTTTGTACCGGTTGTGTGCCCTGCTAACAAATATTCACCATTGGCATTTAACGAACTATTATCGATTAATGTTAATCCGCCCGCTTTTGCCGAAGTATTGCTTCCGTCGGATTCTTTACCGATACCAATAACATTATCTCCAAATGTTGAACTGCCACCATATTTACTTCCCGAATATGTTGTACCCCATTTTGTTCCAAGAAAGCTCCCAACGATAATTTTTTCGGCGGAATTAAGTTTTGTATTATACATAATCACCTCCCCAATTTCTCCGCTCCAAAACTGAGCACCCGAAGCTGTCCCACCGATTGTTCTATCAGAATTTCCGCCACCGATAGCGGTTCCGAAGGTGGTAGCAGAGGATGTAAAATCGTTCACACCATTTAGATTCATGTTCAGTATTGCCGTACCAGTACCTGAACTTATATGAACATCAAGAATATAGGTTGTGCCAGTGCTCAAAGTGGTTGCCCCATCTGTAGTATGAATTCCATCTGCCGCGTCATAAAAGTTAAATTTGGTACCATTAGTTTCAAATGCTGTATAGCCACCGCCAACACCAGCGCAGAAGACCGTTTTGTATCCAGAAAGGGTGGTTGGCTTTACCAGGCAAAAGAAGGAGCAGGGCGCATTGTTCGATAAAACAGAGTTACTCGGTAAAACAAAATTGTCGTCGCTACCGTCAAATGTTATTGTTTGGCGTGAATTAATTCCTATTGAATTGTTCGCAGGTTGTTTACTGGATGTACTTTGCGTCGCATGATTCCCTACACCGCTCTTATCACTCCATTGCGATACCGCAGTACTATTCAAAGTTTTTGTTGACGCATCAGCCCCATCTAACCACAACTTCAGCGAAGATGTTCCGTCGGTTTTTCCAATACCACCAGGCCCGGTTTGAGCCCACAATAAATTTGAACTAAAAAAAAGAATTATCAATAATCCGACAACATGCTGTAACTTTTTCATAGCACTCTCAACAGTTAGTTAAAGAATAAAAGCATTTGAATATTCAATTAACATAGAGAAGTGCGAATTAAAAGTCAATTCAAGAATTCACTCTCTTTTTTCCGATTTTGCAAAAAATACGCAAGCACCACAAAGGCCTGCTCTTTTATTTATCGGAAAGACATATAAAAGGAAAGGGGGATATTATCCCCCATTAATTGAAAAAAACATGTTGTTTTATTCAACACCATTTATCGCTACCTTCGATAGCATTATTTTAGCAGCATTAATTTCCTAATCTGAGATTTCCCTTCCGAAGAAAGTTTAGCGAAATAGATACCGCTTGGAAGGTTCGATGCATTAAATATGTTTTGATGGTACACACCTGCATCCAGAAATTCATCCACCAGCGTGGCTACTTCTCGACCAATCGCATCATAGATCTTCAATGTGGTGGGACCTGAAGCCTGAAGCGTGAAACCGATCGTGGTGGTTGGATTAAACGGATTGGGATAGTTCTGAATGAGAGCAAAATCTTTCGGGACACTTCCTATCGTCACTTCCACTGCTTGCGAATACTCAAACTTTCCGTCGCGGTCAATTTGTTTCAGTCGATAAAGGTACTTTCCCGACGATTGAATGTTATTGTCGCTGAATGAATATTC
Proteins encoded in this window:
- a CDS encoding two-component regulator propeller domain-containing protein, coding for MQKILTLSFKMEQNLASKLLFSQILFILSTFSPFALSQTYSFKHYSSADGLELASINTIFQDSKNSLWFGGIGGAFRYDGNRFIRYATKGAERSVVTRFAEDASGTIWIATEGNGIAKVRYGEKNSVEWITANQKIISSDSVYALLSDSLGTMVIGTRRGAVVLWNNGTTTYLTKDSGLHSDWVRIMARDKSGKIWIGTNGGVTQYTVEKQRIVSWKKIHDATTLAIIVQKEGKVVFGTTEGREEENKGVFGYHNNTKQRILHPKEYDEPIKTQSLLEDSKGSLWIGTTRGIIVRQNGRTVRIRTPQGLVSESIGCIMEDREGSIWIATGNGAMKLPSRYTLNFKELQGISGILTVLVDKSNTVWCGGFSPLYKIEKDHSVHILDQNPLLKDLVVFSMTEDKSGQIWFGTQSGLVMYDGKKFVRQKISGKPAMLFISSLVADRHGGVWVGLKGEIVNIKNKSIVASYGVRDKIPDNDISTMMIDHEGRLWFSTDNRVGYIQDGVVSTFDSTEGMQRKRVERMMEDSQGRIWFVLGGRVVYRKNGEFHQLSDSQFHDGNIRVTTVHEDSSGHLWFGTLSGVIEWSDSVLARYDTRDGLSGDIIQAIDEDNEGNLWFATSGGLTKFPRSEQLSSIPKPSVKIERLSGESEQTIVTAKTILSYDERTVTFLSTSLSFYDERNMEFQYKLAGIENEWNSATKQRTIRYTTLPSGGYTFYVRARNRNGEWSTPVAYSFEILSPYWKTWWFITITLIIFSGIGYGIVMQRINRLRKEAQSQELFSKQLMEVYESERKRIASELHDGLGQNLLIIANRAKMGLKKEERSLMQKEFEIISDSALESINDVRKITYNLHPLQIDEIGITSAVESMLKRIATLIDNTLSYTIEQIDDLLPKEQQIHLYRVIQETLNNSIKHSGAKNIEVIVVKDEQSIRMIIKDDGKGFDPKIKKEGYGMRSLNERVKILNGQYAIESSPEKGTVIKITIPIV
- a CDS encoding T9SS type A sorting domain-containing protein, encoding MKVIRKLLLVSFVIVGVLHAQGILNSGFELGRNNGWTESSTGNFTLISTAAGFASATISPAVTPHSGQYIARIGGFNYEVNSISQTVALPNTTPLYLKFYYQDRNDVGSECNALWGGQIRVYIAGQKLLDTYICYYSQKEVWTAGYFDLSAAAGQTVEMKFQADAAHSSWSFLYLDDISFTNTTDVEKEKDILPNSFVLLQNYPNPFNPTTMISYQLPTKAYTTLKVYDEIGREVATLVNELKGAGYYSVTFDASKYSSGIYLAKLQSGDKIQLKKMTVLK
- a CDS encoding T9SS type A sorting domain-containing protein, producing MKKLQHVVGLLIILFFSSNLLWAQTGPGGIGKTDGTSSLKLWLDGADASTKTLNSTAVSQWSDKSGVGNHATQSTSSKQPANNSIGINSRQTITFDGSDDNFVLPSNSVLSNNAPCSFFCLVKPTTLSGYKTVFCAGVGGGYTAFETNGTKFNFYDAADGIHTTDGATTLSTGTTYILDVHISSGTGTAILNMNLNGVNDFTSSATTFGTAIGGGNSDRTIGGTASGAQFWSGEIGEVIMYNTKLNSAEKIIVGSFLGTKWGTTYSGSKYGGSSTFGDNVIGIGKESDGSNTSAKAGGLTLIDNSSLNANGEYLLAGHTTGTNSVVTNDVGSSGATHRWNRIWYLDKTGTLDGANAQIGFDFSDAGMSGNPVTAANYRLLFRSGTTGDFSTVTTATSLISGDNMNFTVTDANLVDGYYTIGTTDNTNSPLPVELTSFTAHAKGANVELIWKTATEVNNYGFEVERRDADGLHIHLGWTKAGLVEGSGTTNAPKEYLFQDKNINTGKYSYRLKQIDRDGKFEYSKEIEVSIVGGPLVFDLMQNYPNPFNPTTVISYQIPMIGHISLKVFDALGREAATLVDETKEAGVYSITFDAAKLSSGIYFVKLQSVGSTQIKKMILMK